One Brassica napus cultivar Da-Ae chromosome C4, Da-Ae, whole genome shotgun sequence genomic region harbors:
- the LOC106368659 gene encoding probable chlorophyll(ide) b reductase NYC1, chloroplastic, translating to MTTITKLQVYPRCLEHRLGFMDHQRVGSRLNCRYNRVYVHRCEGDSGEKKVERRRKREKLKGNGLWSSLKSGVLGVSKLGFLSKDEYNQKIEKLEMVFSSIAVQIARYIVTMTSTGAILLIGFQLSGGDSSMNSLVWYSWLGGVIIGTMTGANMVLEDHYRAGPRNVVITGSTRGLGKALAREFLLSGDRVIVTSRSSESVDMTVKELEQNLKEIMSNASESARKKLADAKVVGIACDVCKPEDVEKLSNFAVKELGSINIWINNAGTNKGFRPLLDFTEEDIRQIVSTNLIGSILCTRGAMEVMSRQNNGGHIFNMDGAGSGGSSTPLTAVYGSTKCGLRQFHSSIVKESQKTKVGLHTASPGMVLTELLLSGSSIKNKQMFNIICELPETVARTLVPRMRIVKGSGKSVNYLTPPRILLAIVTSWLRRSRWFDDQGRALYAAEADRLRNWAENRTRFSLTDAMEMYTENTWVSVFSLSVVCAFIILSSTTPSSFPGT from the exons ATGACTACTATAACGAAGCTTCAAGTATACCCACGATGTCTGGAACACCGCCTCGGATTCATGGATCATCAACGGGTCGGGTCAAGATTGAACTGTAGATACAATAGGGTTTATGTGCATCGGTGTGAGGGTGATTCAGGGGAGAAAAAGGTCGAGAGGCGGAGAAAGCGTGAGAAACTGAAGGGAAATGGGTTGTGGAGTTCTCTTAAATCTGGTGTATTAGGTGTTAGTAAGTTAGGGTTCTTATCTAAGGATGAGTATAATCAGAAGATTGAAAAATTAGAGATGGTTTTCTCTTCG ATTGCTGTTCAAATTGCGAGATACATTGTGACGATGACAAGCACTGGAGCTATTCTCTTGATTGGGTTTCAATTGTCAG GTGGAGATAGTTCGATGAACTCATTGGTTTGGTATAGCTGGCTTGGTGGAGTTATCATTGGAACCATGACTGGTGCTAACATGGTTTTGGAAGACCATTACCGAGCCGGTCCACGCAATGTTGTTATAACCGGAAG CACGAGGGGACTAGGAAAAGCTCTAGCTAGAGAGTTTCTTCTCTCTGGAGATAGAGTGATCGTTACATCTCGCAG TTCTGAATCCGTTGATATGACTGTCAAAGAGCTTGAACAAAACCTCAAAGAGATCATGAGTAACGCCAGCGAATCAGCTAGAAAGAAACTGGCTGATGCTAAGGTAGTTGGTATTGCATGTGATGTTTGTAAACCCGAGGACGTTGAGAAATTGTCGAATTTTGCTGTGAAAGAGCTTGGTTCCATCAACATATGG ATCAACAATGCTGGTACTAACAAAGGGTTTAGACCACTGCTCGATTTCACTGAAGAAGATATCAGACAG ATTGTTTCCACAAATTTGATTGGATCGATTCTATGCACACGAGGGGCGATGGAGGTGATGAGTAGACAAAACAACGGTGGGCACATCTTTAACATGGATGGCGCTGGTTCAGGGGGTTCTAGCACTCCTCTCACGGCTGT ATATGGGTCAACAAAATGTGGACTAAGGCAATTTCATAGCTCTATTGTGAAAGAATCTCAAAAAACAAAAGTTGGCCTGCACACTGCTTCCCCTGGCATGGTTTTGACAGAACTTCTTCTTAG TGGTTCGAGTATAAAAAACAAGCAGATGTTTAACATTATATGCGAACTTCCAGAGACGGTGGCTAGAACGCTGGTACCACGAATGCGTATTGTGAAAGGTTCAGGAAAATCAGTCAATTATCTAACTCCTCCAAGGATATTGCTTGCCATTGTCACTTCTTGGCTCAGGAGAAGCAGGTGGTTCGATGACCAA GGACGGGCGTTATATGCAGCGGAAGCAGACAGACTAAGGAACTGGGCAGAGAACAGGACGAGGTTCTCGTTGACAGACGCGATGGAGATGTATACAGAGAATACTTGGGTCTCTGTTTTCTCTCTTTCTGTTGTTTGTGCTTTTATCATCTTATCAAGCACCACTCCTAGCTCTTTCCCAGGCACATGA
- the LOC106368660 gene encoding putative pectate lyase 14, giving the protein MVIARTLSSVSATLIIILTLFVHVNGVQDTKELKPDQSSRTSMTDYEWHEHAVKDPEEIAAMVDMKIRNSTERRRLGYFSCSTGNPIDDCWRCDKKWHRQRKRLASCAIGFGRNAVGGRDGRFYIVTDPSDHDPIKPKPGTLRYAVIQDRPLWIVFKRDMVITLSQELIMNSFKTIDGRGVNVHIAGGACITIQYVTNIIIHGINIHDCKRTGNAMVRSSETHYGWRTMADGDGISIFGSSHVWIDHNSMSNCADGLIDAIMGSTAITISNNYFTHHNEAILLGHTDSYTRDKMMQVTIAYNHFGEGLIQRMPRCRHGYFHVVNNDYTHWEMYAIGGSANPTINSQGNRFLAPGNRFAKEVTKRVGAGKGEWNQWNWRSQGDLLLNGAYFTSSGAGASSSYARASSLAAKSSSLVGMLTYSSGALECRIGTPC; this is encoded by the exons ATGGTGATCGCAAGAACATTGTCTTCAGTCTCAGCAACTCTGATCATAATTCTAACACTCTTTGTCCATGTAAATGG AGTTCAAGATACAAAGGAGTTGAAACCTGATCAGAGCTCAAGAACATCAATGACTGATTA TGAATGGCATGAACACGCCGTAAAAGACCCAGAAGAAATAGCAGCCATGGTCGATAT GAAGATACGAAACAGTACAGAACGTAGGAGGTTAGGCTACTTCTCCTGCTCAACCGGAAACCCAATCGACGATTGTTGGCGTTGCGATAAAAAATGGCATCGCCAGAGAAAGCGTCTAGCGAGTTGCGCCATCGGATTCGGACGTAACGCCGTCGGAGGCCGAGACGGACGTTTCTACATCGTCACAGACCCATCGGATCATGATCCGATTAAACCTAAACCCGGTACGCTCCGGTACGCAGTGATACAAGACCGACCGCTATGGATCGTCTTCAAACGCGACATGGTCATCACCCTAAGTCAAGAGCTCATCATGAATAGCTTCAAAACGATCGATGGTCGCGGCGTGAACGTGCACATCGCTGGTGGAGCATGTATTACGATTCAGTACGTAACGAACATCATCATTCACGGGATTAACATTCACGACTGTAAGCGTACTGGTAACGCCATGGTTAGAAGCTCGGAGACGCATTATGGTTGGAGAACGATGGCGGATGGCGATGGGATCTCGATTTTTGGGTCGAGCCATGTTTGGATTGATCATAATTCTATGTCGAACTGTGCTGATGGATTGATCGATGCAATTATGGGATCTACTGCTATTACCATTTCGAATAACTATTTCACTCACCACAACGAG GCTATTTTGTTGGGGCATACCGATTCCTACACCAGAGACAAAATGATGCAAGTGACAATTGCATATAATCATTTTGGGGAGGGTCTTATACAGAGAATGCCAAG GTGCAGGCATGGATACTTCCATGTGGTAAACAACGATTACACTCACTGGGAAATGTATGCAATCGGTGGAAGTGCAAACCCTACAATCAACAGTCAAGGAAATCGATTCCTTGCCCCGGGAAACCGTTTTGCTAAAGAG GTGACAAAGAGGGTAGGTGCAGGGAAAGGAGAATGGAACCAGTGGAACTGGAGATCACAAGGAGACTTATTGCTCAATGGTGCTTACTTCACTTCATCTGGAGCTGGAGCTTCTTCAAGCTACGCTAGAGCCTCTAGTTTGGCTGCTAAATCATCTTCCCTTGTAGGTATGCTTACCTATAGCTCTGGTGCCCTGGAATGCAGGATCGGTACGCCTTGTTAA
- the LOC106368662 gene encoding uncharacterized protein At4g13200, chloroplastic — MSNYAIPLSSSSSLSNAYHQPSRVCFVFRNPRSNFEFRGTRLSGGVRSTSLKCNCCSKGKGGTGSGENENRNVLDAFFLGKALAEVINERIESTVGEVLGNIGRFQAEQQRQVQEIQGEVLERAKKAKERAARETMEAQGLVPESTNPNPKPAAGVVASVVTPTSIVESKALRNDEKLSGFSGSSMGDDMDSSSSSYEDSV, encoded by the exons ATGAGCAACTACGCGATTCCACTTTCTTCTTCGTCCTCTCTCTCCAATGCCTATCATCAACCTTCTCGTGTTTGCTTCGTTTTCCGCAATCCTCGTTCCAATTTTGAGTTTCGCGGGACACGACTAAGTGGTGGGGTTCGAAGCACCTCTTTAAAGTGCAATTGCTGCAGCAAAGGGAAGGGAGGTACAGGTTCTG GTGAAAACGAAAACAGAAATGTGTTGGATGCTTTCTTTTTGGGAAAGGCACTAGCTGAGGTTATCAACGAGCGAATTGAGTCCACTGTTGGCGAAGTTTTGGGTAACATTGGAAGGTTTCAAGCTGAGCAACAGAGGCAAGTTCAAGAGATTCAG GGAGAGGTACTTGAAAGAGCCAAGAAAGCTAAGGAAAGAGCAGCTAGAGAAACCATGGAGGCACAAGGACTCGTACCGGAATCcacaaacccaaacccaaagCCGGCTGCTGGTGTTGTTGCCTCTGTTGTAACCCCTACCTCGATCGTCGAAAGCAAGGCTTTAAGAAATGATGAGAAGCTGTCTGGTTTCTCCGGATCTTCAATGGGGGACGATATGGATAGCTCGAGTTCTAGCTACGAAGACAGTGTCTAA